One segment of Triticum aestivum cultivar Chinese Spring chromosome 2A, IWGSC CS RefSeq v2.1, whole genome shotgun sequence DNA contains the following:
- the LOC123191909 gene encoding BTB/POZ and MATH domain-containing protein 2-like, whose translation MGKIKFIMQMEQERFHISQDGQVQVTTSDCDEHTFCAPHYSWGYQRYVQKSTLRALSDANNGRFTIRCVLQVIHETRTVRNRRPVEVPPPSLRESLEHMLKDEEGADVTFSVRDQLFRAHRCVLAARSKVFKAELFGPMKESKTGHIMVDDMEPEVFEALLHFMYTDAMPDDDEDEGKIVRLQHLLVAADRYGVDRLKVMCEDKLYEGIDVETVATTLLLAEQHHCEDVKEACIQFISSPRDKLRAIMATNGFKQLVASCPLLMEDILKGVSCT comes from the exons atgggcaagatcaagttcataatgCAGATGGAACAG GAACGCTTTCATATTTCACAAGACGGCCAGGTACAAGTTACAACCTCCGATTGCGACGAGCATACATTCTGTGCACCACACTACAGTTGGGGGTACCAGAGATATGTCCAGAAATCGACGCTTAGAGCTCTGTCGGATGCCAACAACGGCCGTTTCACGATAAGATGTGTTCTCCAGGTCATACATGAAACTCGAACGGTGCGCAACAGGAGACCTGTCGAGGTGCCGCCGCCGAGCCTGCGAGAGAGCCTTGAGCACATGCTCAAGGATGAAGAAGGTGCAGATGTGACGTTCAGTGTGCGCGACCAGCTGTTCAGAGCCCATAGATGTGTGTTGGCTGCACGTTCTAAGGTTTTCAAGGCCGAGCTCTTTGGACCGATGAAGGAAAGCAAGACAGGGCACATCATGGTGGACGACATGGAGCCCGAGGTCTTTGAGGCACTTCTTCACTTCATGTACACGGACGCTATGccagatgacgatgaagacgaAGGCAAAATTGTAAGGCTACAACACTTGCTAGTTGCCGCGGACAGGTACGGAGTAGATAGGTTGAAGGTCATGTGTGAAGACAAGCTCTATGAGGGCATTGATGTCGAGACAGTTGCAACCACGTTGCTTCTAGCAGAGCAGCATCACTGCGAGGATGTTAAGGAAGCTTGCATTCAGTTTATAAGTTCACCACGGGACAAACTACGTGCTATCATGGCAACTAATGGATTCAAGCAACTTGTAGCTAGTTGTCCTTTGCTCATGGAGGATATACTGAAGGGGGTGTCATGCACCTAG
- the LOC123186149 gene encoding BTB/POZ and MATH domain-containing protein 6-like, with protein sequence MGNVNSGLFLHGECQSETSSTCSTESAMSAHNFVVRDYPLLEGIGAGEFVSSSTFSVGGYAWTIKFYPDGEQKDKSSDMTSCYLYCTSKANNVRTRFSLDVVEKLDVLNILTDTYIAYALHILDDKLGS encoded by the coding sequence ATGGGGAACGTTAACAGCGGACTTTTCCTCCATGGCGAGTGCCAGTCCGAGACGTCGTCGACCTGCTCCACTGAGAGCGCCATGTCGGCCCACAATTTCGTGGTGCGCGATTACCCGCTGCTTGAGGGCATTGGTGCCGGCGAGTTTGTCAGCTCGAGCACGTTCAGCGTCGGCGGCTACGCGTGGACGATCAAGTTCTACCCCGACGGGGAGCAGAAAGACAAATCTAGCGACATGACCTCCTGTTATCTGTATTGCACCAGCAAAGCGAACAACGTGAGGACGCGCTTCTCCTTGGACGTGGTGGAGAAATTAGACGTGTTAAACATTTTAACAGATACGTATATTGCATATGCGTTACATATTTTGGATGACAAGCTAGGTAGTTAG